Proteins from a genomic interval of Oceanispirochaeta crateris:
- a CDS encoding type II toxin-antitoxin system MqsA family antitoxin, with protein sequence MLKDQCPICGGDLIRETRKFTSNYKDQEYSYDQIGDWCDECDESFFGPEDLKVSKKERTDKKREIDHLLRTEEIKQFRSKMKLSQKDASILFGGGPMAFSKYERGEQSQSRSTDILMKLLLNNTISLDDIKKVDCV encoded by the coding sequence ATGTTAAAAGATCAATGTCCAATCTGTGGTGGAGATCTGATTAGAGAAACGCGGAAGTTTACATCAAATTACAAGGATCAAGAGTATTCTTATGATCAGATAGGGGATTGGTGTGATGAATGTGATGAATCTTTTTTTGGACCTGAAGACCTAAAAGTCTCTAAGAAAGAAAGAACTGACAAAAAAAGAGAAATAGATCATTTATTGAGAACTGAAGAAATCAAACAATTCAGAAGCAAGATGAAACTATCACAGAAGGATGCCAGTATTCTCTTTGGAGGGGGCCCCATGGCTTTCTCAAAATACGAAAGGGGGGAACAGTCTCAAAGTAGATCTACTGATATTCTAATGAAACTATTATTGAACAATACTATTTCATTAGATGATATAAAAAAGGTTGATTGTGTCTGA